In a genomic window of Phycodurus eques isolate BA_2022a chromosome 2, UOR_Pequ_1.1, whole genome shotgun sequence:
- the irx3a gene encoding iroquois-class homeodomain protein IRX-3a, which yields MSFPQLGYQYIRPVYPPERQGMAGNARSAAAAAAAAAAAAELSPSGALSNVLSSMYGAPFAAAAAAQGYGAFLPYSNDISIFNQLGAQYELKDGPGVQHAGFPHHHPAFYPYGQYQFGDPSRPKNATRESTSTLKAWLSEHRKNPYPTKGEKIMLAIITKMTLTQVSTWFANARRRLKKENKMTWAPRNRTDEDGNVYPSDHEGDEGDKREDEEEIDLENIDTENIESKDDLDEQDDLHSELKLDARSDSEGSDGYEDLSEQRFLKAGLHHHHLQIHHRGSSPLELKADGDKLNSSGPVGSPPSENSQAPAQKPKIWSLAETAAAPDNPRKSPQAPHQQHGLVAPHRLLASCPAVGKIQTWTNRGFSAHHLALLNSNHYLGLANQAGGGLALYGGGKGAAAGTGADSALTGTGPRH from the exons ATGTCGTTCCCCCAGCTGGGCTACCAGTACATTCGGCCCGTGTACCCTCCGGAGCGCCAGGGCATGGCCGGCAACGCCCggagcgccgccgccgccgccgccgccgccgcggccGCCGCGGAGCTCAGTCCGTCGGGCGCGCTCTCCAACGTGCTCTCGTCCATGTACGGAGCGCcgttcgccgccgccgccgccgcgcagGGCTACGGAGCCTTTCTGCCCTACTCCAACGACATCTCCATTTTCAACCAGCTG GGCGCCCAGTACGAACTGAAGGACGGCCCCGGGGTTCAGCACGCCGgcttcccccaccaccacccggCCTTCTACCCGTACGGCCAGTACCAGTTCGGCGACCCGTCCCGGCCCAAGAACGCCACGCGGGAGAGCACCAGCACTCTGAAGGCCTGGCTCAGCGAGCACCGCAAGAACCCGTACCCGACCAAGGGCGAGAAGATTATGCTGGCCATCATCACCAAGATGACGCTGACCCAGGTCTCCACCTGGTTCGCCAACGCCCGCAGGAGGCTCAAAAAGGAGAACAAGATGACGTGGGCGCCTCGGAACCGAACCGACGAGGATGGCAACGTCTACCCCAGCGACCACGAGGGCGACGAGGGCGACAAacgggaggacgaggaggagatcGACCTCGAGAACATCGACACGGAGAATATTGAGAGCAAGGACGACCTGGACGAGCAGGACGACCTGCATTCGGAACTCAAACTGGACGCGAGGAGCGACTCGGAGGGTTCGGACGGCTATGAGGATTTATCCGAGCAGAGGTTTCTCAAAGCGGGCCTGCACCATCACCACCTTCAGATCCACCACCGCGGCTCCTCCCCGCTGGAGCTCAAAGCTGACGGGGACAAACTCAACTCCTCGGGGCCGGTCGGCTCCCCGCCCTCGGAGAACAGCCAAGCTCCGGCCCAGAAACCCAAAATCTGGTCGCTGGCGGAGACGGCCGCGGCCCCGGACAACCCGCGCAAGTCTCCGCAAGCCCCCCACCAGCAGCACGGCCTCGTGGCCCCGCACAGACTCCTCGCGTCGTGTCCCGCGGTGGGGAAGATCCAGACGTGGACGAACCGAGGCTTCTCGGCGCACCATCTGGCCCTGCTAAACTCCAACCACTACCTGGGCCTGGCCAACCAGGCCGGGGGCGGCCTGGCGCTGTACGGAGGCGGCAAGGGGGCCGCTGCCGGTACCGGTGCGGACTCTGCGCTCACAGGTACCGGTCCGCGACACTGA